The Achromobacter pestifer genome includes a region encoding these proteins:
- a CDS encoding 2Fe-2S iron-sulfur cluster-binding protein — protein sequence MNNMVQITFISNGGMVATAPENSNLLRVSLKEKGGIPFKCGGGLCGTCKCRIEEGLENTDAIKPKERKHLRPEDFEAGYRMACQTFVNGDVKVSWVVQNGKGVVVGAASDTVEAAT from the coding sequence CTGAACAATATGGTCCAGATCACATTCATTTCCAATGGCGGCATGGTCGCCACGGCGCCCGAGAACAGCAATCTGCTGCGCGTGTCGCTCAAGGAAAAGGGCGGCATTCCCTTCAAGTGCGGGGGCGGCCTGTGCGGCACCTGCAAATGCCGTATCGAGGAAGGGCTGGAGAACACCGACGCGATCAAGCCGAAGGAGCGCAAGCACCTGCGCCCGGAGGACTTCGAGGCCGGCTACCGCATGGCCTGCCAGACCTTCGTCAATGGCGACGTGAAGGTCTCGTGGGTGGTCCAGAACGGCAAGGGCGTTGTGGTGGGCGCGGCATCCGATACGGTCGAAGCGGCGACCTGA
- a CDS encoding ferredoxin, with amino-acid sequence MGPVYVILTSKPGVFRTEADDGAVDILETYDYAFYGRALAVYRIARLHGDTKLVVTEETPPYVVNRVPSKFLEKFASVEAARKELAHLTRFGSMESTLTLRPGAVAAEH; translated from the coding sequence ATGGGCCCGGTATACGTCATATTGACCAGCAAGCCCGGCGTGTTCCGCACCGAAGCGGACGACGGCGCGGTGGACATCCTGGAAACCTACGACTACGCGTTCTACGGCCGCGCGCTGGCGGTCTACCGCATCGCCCGTCTGCATGGCGACACCAAGCTCGTGGTCACCGAGGAAACGCCGCCCTACGTGGTGAACCGCGTGCCGTCCAAGTTCCTGGAGAAGTTCGCGTCGGTGGAAGCGGCCCGCAAGGAGCTCGCGCACCTGACGCGCTTCGGCAGCATGGAATCGACCTTGACGCTGCGCCCGGGCGCGGTCGCCGCGGAGCACTGA
- a CDS encoding 2Fe-2S iron-sulfur cluster-binding protein — protein sequence MPTIVFHKGGQTYTDVVKDNTNLVVRAGIKQFPYPHLRYECGMGKCAKCACRVLAGAEHLPPVNWKEKKQLGERIDQGYRLACQLWLSSDIELVQDVEA from the coding sequence ATGCCTACCATCGTGTTTCATAAGGGCGGCCAGACCTACACCGACGTGGTGAAGGACAACACCAATCTGGTGGTGCGGGCCGGCATCAAGCAGTTCCCGTATCCGCATCTGCGCTACGAATGCGGCATGGGCAAGTGCGCCAAGTGCGCCTGCCGCGTGCTGGCCGGGGCCGAGCATCTGCCGCCGGTCAACTGGAAGGAAAAGAAGCAGCTGGGCGAGCGCATCGACCAGGGCTACCGGCTGGCATGCCAGCTCTGGTTGAGCAGCGACATCGAGCTGGTCCAGGACGTGGAGGCATAG
- a CDS encoding TenA family transcriptional regulator produces MAELMNRDEFRTALENAIKGKSANASPFSIAWAEGKLSRQHLQRWAENHYHYVGPFADYLGYLYARTPDTYTEAKDFLLANMYEEEIGGDRHTDLLIRFAEACGTTRERVTNPDNMSPTTRALQSWCYAVAMREDPIVAVAGLVVGLESQVPSIYRKQTPTLREKYGFTDEEVEFFDLHIVSDEIHGERGYQIVLEHANTVELQQRCLKICEIGAQMRLLYTTALYTDYVQQEIALPELGLAA; encoded by the coding sequence ATGGCTGAACTGATGAACCGAGATGAATTCCGTACCGCGTTGGAAAACGCGATCAAAGGCAAGAGCGCCAACGCTTCGCCTTTTTCCATCGCCTGGGCAGAGGGCAAGCTCAGCCGCCAGCACCTGCAGCGCTGGGCCGAGAACCACTATCACTACGTGGGCCCGTTCGCCGATTACCTGGGCTACCTGTACGCCCGCACGCCCGACACCTACACCGAGGCCAAGGACTTCCTGCTGGCCAATATGTATGAAGAGGAAATCGGCGGCGACCGCCACACCGACCTGCTGATCCGCTTTGCCGAAGCCTGCGGCACCACCCGCGAACGGGTCACCAACCCCGACAACATGTCGCCCACCACGCGCGCCCTGCAAAGCTGGTGCTACGCCGTGGCCATGCGCGAGGATCCCATCGTGGCGGTGGCCGGGCTGGTGGTGGGCCTGGAATCGCAAGTGCCATCCATCTACCGCAAGCAGACTCCGACCCTGCGCGAAAAGTACGGTTTTACCGACGAGGAAGTGGAATTCTTCGACCTGCATATCGTGTCCGACGAAATCCACGGCGAGCGCGGCTACCAGATCGTGCTGGAACACGCCAATACGGTGGAGCTGCAGCAGCGCTGCCTGAAGATCTGCGAGATCGGCGCCCAGATGCGGCTGCTGTACACGACCGCGCTCTATACCGACTACGTGCAGCAGGAAATCGCGCTGCCCGAACTGGGCCTTGCCGCCTGA
- a CDS encoding DUF2809 domain-containing protein — translation MILTFNKRAFAALLAVTALEALIATLGAPYPLLRGFVGDVVAVGWAYLVYRSFIRADVLPLALAALFTGYAVELGQYLARHFGWRLEQPVLRVILGSVPDWWDMLAYTLGFVLVLALAAWNRRRRGAELRGA, via the coding sequence ATGATCCTGACCTTCAACAAACGCGCCTTTGCCGCGCTGCTGGCCGTAACCGCGCTGGAAGCGCTGATCGCCACCCTGGGTGCGCCCTATCCCCTGTTGCGGGGCTTTGTGGGCGACGTGGTGGCGGTGGGCTGGGCCTATCTGGTGTATCGCAGCTTCATCCGCGCGGATGTGCTGCCGCTGGCGCTGGCAGCGTTGTTCACCGGCTATGCGGTGGAACTGGGGCAGTACCTGGCGCGCCATTTCGGTTGGCGGCTGGAGCAGCCGGTATTGCGGGTGATCCTGGGCAGCGTGCCCGACTGGTGGGACATGCTGGCCTATACGCTGGGATTCGTCCTGGTGCTGGCGCTGGCCGCCTGGAACCGGCGGCGGCGGGGCGCCGAGTTGCGCGGCGCCTAG
- a CDS encoding molybdopterin-dependent oxidoreductase has product MSTFDPNGRRRFLRQACTLGATGTLAGHALTSLAAPATVTLPFANGERDLIAYPQKRPLIRQTSRPPQLETPFAVFNENLITPNDAFFVRYHLGNIPTAIDLNTYRIKVSGLVDKPLELSLADLKQQFGKPVELVAVTQCSGNSRGFFAPRVGGGQSGNGAMGNARWVGIPLKRILEKAGIRAGARQVTFEGMDRPVLPGTPEFVKALDAAHALDGEVMLAYAMNGADLPMLNGYPVRLVVPGYYGTYWVKHLADIKVLDKEFDGFWMQKAYRIPDNDCACTPPGKAPEKTRPIGRYNVRSFITSLADGARVARGKPVQVRGIAFDGGKGIREVQFSSDGGKTWQAAKLGRDLGRYSFREWHADFTPKAAGDYALKVRATNTAGETQPLEPLWNPAGYMRNVVEAVRITAA; this is encoded by the coding sequence ATGAGCACATTCGACCCGAATGGGCGCCGGCGCTTCCTGCGCCAGGCCTGTACGCTGGGCGCCACCGGCACGCTGGCCGGCCATGCGCTGACCAGCCTGGCGGCGCCGGCCACCGTCACGCTGCCGTTCGCCAACGGCGAGCGCGACCTGATCGCCTATCCACAAAAGCGGCCCCTGATCCGCCAGACCTCGCGCCCGCCGCAGCTGGAAACGCCGTTCGCGGTCTTCAATGAAAACCTCATCACGCCCAACGACGCCTTCTTCGTGCGCTACCACCTGGGCAACATCCCCACCGCCATCGACCTGAATACCTACCGCATCAAGGTCAGCGGACTGGTGGACAAGCCCCTGGAGCTGTCCTTGGCCGACCTGAAGCAGCAATTCGGCAAGCCGGTGGAGCTGGTGGCGGTCACCCAATGCTCGGGCAACAGCCGCGGCTTCTTCGCGCCGCGCGTGGGCGGCGGGCAGTCGGGCAACGGCGCCATGGGCAATGCCCGCTGGGTAGGCATCCCGCTCAAGCGCATCCTGGAAAAAGCCGGCATCCGCGCCGGCGCGCGCCAGGTGACTTTCGAGGGCATGGACCGCCCGGTGCTGCCCGGCACGCCGGAGTTCGTCAAGGCGTTGGACGCCGCCCATGCGTTGGACGGCGAGGTCATGCTGGCCTACGCCATGAACGGCGCCGACCTGCCCATGCTCAACGGCTATCCCGTACGTCTGGTGGTGCCGGGGTACTACGGCACTTACTGGGTCAAGCACCTGGCCGACATCAAGGTGCTGGATAAAGAGTTCGACGGCTTCTGGATGCAAAAGGCCTATCGGATTCCCGACAATGATTGCGCCTGCACGCCGCCGGGCAAGGCCCCGGAAAAGACGCGCCCCATCGGCCGCTACAACGTGCGCAGCTTCATCACCAGCCTCGCCGACGGCGCACGCGTCGCCCGCGGCAAACCGGTGCAGGTGCGCGGCATCGCCTTCGACGGCGGCAAGGGCATACGCGAGGTCCAGTTCTCGTCGGACGGCGGCAAGACCTGGCAGGCCGCCAAACTCGGCCGCGACCTGGGCCGCTATTCCTTCCGCGAATGGCACGCCGACTTCACGCCCAAGGCCGCCGGCGACTACGCGCTGAAGGTCCGCGCCACCAACACGGCCGGCGAAACCCAGCCGCTGGAGCCGCTGTGGAATCCGGCCGGCTACATGCGCAACGTGGTCGAAGCCGTCCGCATCACCGCCGCCTGA
- a CDS encoding sulfite:cytochrome C oxidoreductase subunit B — MTRLFRRCLPALALALACLSPAAQALEIKLPQETATLHPGTGAGAQHAALCLMCHSVDYVSSQPPMPLGFWDAEVKKMVGTYGAPIPADQVPLIVEYLNQAYPPAPAPATKQ; from the coding sequence ATGACCCGCCTTTTCCGTCGCTGCCTGCCGGCGCTCGCGCTGGCCCTCGCCTGCCTGTCCCCGGCCGCCCAGGCCCTGGAGATCAAGCTGCCGCAGGAAACCGCCACCCTGCATCCCGGCACGGGCGCGGGCGCCCAGCATGCCGCCCTGTGCCTGATGTGCCATTCGGTGGACTACGTATCGTCCCAGCCGCCCATGCCCCTGGGCTTCTGGGATGCCGAGGTCAAGAAGATGGTGGGCACCTATGGCGCCCCCATCCCAGCAGACCAGGTGCCGCTGATCGTGGAGTACCTGAACCAGGCCTACCCGCCGGCCCCTGCGCCGGCGACCAAGCAGTAG
- a CDS encoding MFS transporter yields the protein MLQPVSANTDLPADAPAAPAPVLQVSTLSPFAFPAFRIIWIANLFANLGTWAQSVAAAWIITTEQSSPLMVAMIQVAAAFPLVALSILTGVLADNYDRRKVMLTGMLLELAGGVFITILAFAGLLHPITLIASVFCIAIGSAIVTPAWQAAVGEQVPRAHVGSAVLLNSVNFNVARAVGPAIGGLLLGAMGAPWVFLLNCFCYGGLIWAIWRWKRDLPLRRLPPEGILEGVVAALRYTQHSTVTRVVMLRSFAFGLSASALWALLPLLAHEHEGGSALLYGYMLGALGLGAILGSVVVRRVQAAWGASGLISAAAGLLAACLLALGLTGTLWVAFPALLLSGSCWIGVLATYNTTVQMLVPDWVKARALALYQTAIFGGLAAGSFMWGHFAGTMGVSGALATAGIMLGITVALMYRSRLPEHLDTTSLARADTTEPAMAAVGFNTQHGAVLVAVEYLIEKEKLSALIGAAHPLRLMRLRNGAQQWQLFRDLEREGVWREVFLVESWMQYLRMIDRMTLEDKMVLDKVRALHAGDKPPVVSRNVSYLAMNEAQGFSLRRDPESL from the coding sequence ATGCTGCAACCCGTTTCGGCCAACACCGATCTGCCCGCGGACGCACCCGCCGCCCCCGCCCCCGTGCTGCAGGTCAGCACGCTGTCCCCCTTCGCGTTTCCGGCGTTCCGCATCATCTGGATCGCCAATCTGTTCGCCAACCTGGGCACCTGGGCGCAATCCGTCGCCGCCGCCTGGATCATCACCACCGAACAGAGCAGTCCGCTGATGGTCGCCATGATCCAGGTGGCCGCCGCCTTCCCGCTGGTGGCGCTGTCCATCCTGACCGGCGTGCTGGCCGACAACTACGACCGCCGCAAGGTCATGCTGACCGGCATGCTGCTGGAGTTGGCGGGCGGCGTCTTCATCACCATCCTCGCCTTTGCCGGACTGCTGCATCCCATCACGCTGATCGCGTCCGTCTTCTGCATCGCCATCGGCAGCGCCATCGTCACCCCGGCCTGGCAGGCCGCGGTGGGCGAACAGGTGCCGCGCGCGCACGTCGGCAGCGCGGTGCTGCTGAACAGCGTCAACTTCAACGTGGCGCGCGCCGTCGGCCCCGCCATCGGCGGCCTGCTGCTGGGCGCCATGGGCGCGCCCTGGGTGTTTCTGCTGAACTGCTTCTGCTACGGCGGCCTGATCTGGGCGATCTGGCGCTGGAAGCGCGACTTGCCGCTGCGCCGCCTGCCGCCCGAAGGCATCCTGGAAGGCGTGGTGGCGGCGCTGCGCTACACCCAGCACTCCACCGTCACCCGCGTGGTGATGCTGCGGTCTTTCGCTTTCGGCCTGTCCGCCAGCGCGCTGTGGGCCTTGCTGCCGTTGCTGGCGCACGAACATGAAGGCGGCAGCGCCCTGCTGTACGGTTACATGCTGGGCGCGCTGGGCCTGGGCGCCATCCTCGGCAGCGTCGTCGTACGCCGGGTCCAGGCCGCCTGGGGCGCGAGCGGCCTGATCAGCGCCGCCGCGGGCCTGCTGGCCGCATGCCTGCTGGCGCTGGGCCTGACCGGCACCTTGTGGGTGGCGTTTCCGGCGCTGCTGTTGTCCGGCAGTTGCTGGATCGGCGTGCTGGCCACCTACAACACCACCGTCCAGATGCTGGTGCCGGACTGGGTCAAGGCGCGCGCGCTGGCCCTGTACCAGACGGCCATCTTCGGCGGGCTGGCGGCCGGCTCCTTCATGTGGGGCCACTTCGCCGGCACCATGGGCGTTTCCGGCGCCCTGGCGACCGCCGGCATCATGCTGGGCATCACCGTCGCGCTGATGTACCGCTCGCGGCTGCCCGAACATCTGGACACCACGTCGCTGGCGCGGGCGGACACCACCGAGCCGGCGATGGCCGCGGTGGGCTTCAACACGCAGCACGGCGCCGTGCTGGTCGCGGTGGAATACCTGATCGAAAAGGAAAAGCTGTCCGCGCTGATCGGCGCGGCGCACCCGCTGCGCCTCATGCGGCTGCGCAACGGCGCGCAGCAATGGCAGCTGTTCCGCGACCTGGAGCGCGAGGGCGTCTGGCGCGAGGTCTTCCTGGTGGAAAGCTGGATGCAGTACCTGCGCATGATCGACCGCATGACGCTGGAGGACAAGATGGTGCTGGACAAGGTGCGCGCGCTGCACGCCGGCGACAAGCCGCCGGTGGTGTCGCGCAACGTCAGCTATCTGGCGATGAACGAAGCGCAGGGCTTCTCGCTGCGCCGCGATCCAGAGTCGCTGTAA
- a CDS encoding phosphoribosyltransferase: MTASHDLTAAGAPAFDATTDYWQEIVSGDALTLPVDPPYSRAYPARLPDGRYLVLPLRGVPGDPDRCVASLIANHASLEVVDTLAGFMAERARAFGAEVVVGLPTLGLAFAPMVARGLGFTRYVPFGYSRKYWYDERLAVPVQSLTTPDAGKLLYVDPNLAGSLAGRRVLVVDDAVSTGQTMLSALELLARCGAEVAGIVVAMCQGERWRERLVEADGAPIPVACAFESPRMRRTAAGWVPETAG, from the coding sequence ATGACTGCCTCACACGATCTGACTGCCGCCGGCGCGCCGGCCTTCGACGCCACCACCGACTATTGGCAAGAAATCGTCAGCGGCGACGCGCTGACGCTGCCGGTCGACCCACCCTATTCCCGCGCTTATCCCGCGCGGTTGCCGGACGGCCGCTATCTGGTGCTGCCGCTGCGCGGCGTGCCGGGCGACCCGGATCGCTGCGTGGCCTCGCTGATCGCCAACCATGCGAGCCTGGAGGTGGTCGACACCCTGGCCGGCTTCATGGCCGAACGCGCGCGCGCCTTCGGCGCCGAGGTGGTCGTGGGCCTGCCCACGCTGGGGCTGGCATTCGCGCCCATGGTGGCGCGCGGCCTGGGGTTCACGCGCTACGTGCCCTTCGGCTATTCGCGCAAGTACTGGTACGACGAACGCCTGGCCGTGCCGGTGCAGTCGCTGACCACGCCGGACGCTGGCAAGCTGTTGTACGTGGATCCGAATCTGGCGGGCAGCCTGGCGGGGCGGCGCGTGCTGGTGGTGGACGACGCCGTCAGCACGGGGCAGACGATGCTGTCCGCGCTGGAACTGCTGGCGCGCTGCGGCGCGGAAGTGGCGGGCATCGTCGTGGCCATGTGCCAGGGTGAGCGCTGGCGCGAGCGGCTGGTCGAGGCGGACGGTGCGCCGATACCGGTGGCCTGCGCGTTCGAGTCGCCGCGCATGCGCCGCACGGCCGCGGGCTGGGTGCCGGAGACGGCCGGCTGA